A DNA window from uncultured Methanoregula sp. contains the following coding sequences:
- a CDS encoding Coenzyme F420 hydrogenase/dehydrogenase, beta subunit C-terminal domain — MAKKGDMLYAWTTDADIKKKAELGGAVTALWKFALESKAVDAVLVITKGTDLYDAQPVLISDPKDLAKTAGSLHCGTLLLPKLIKKYMDGAATMKIGVTVKGCDAMAFYELAKRKQINLDNIVMIGVNCGGSVSPVLARKMIAEKYGVDPNVVHKEEIDKGQFIIEYEGGHKGISVDELEEAGYGRRSNCRRCKMKVPRQADLACGNWGVIGEKAGKATFVEVCSEKGANLVSGAVKTGILATEAASPKGLEIRGKVEGAMLKLGDKWRKHDFEGLGEGKDRLKKIMSETSRCIKCYSCIEACPICYCVDCTTKNPAYVKPGELPPNFMFHLIRFAHIADSCVNCGQCQELCPAEIPNALFMHAQQVELEKMFGHTPGISMELPILAYAEEKAERSRLHNTGSDMIYLNVFNPAKEH; from the coding sequence ATGGCAAAGAAAGGCGATATGCTCTATGCATGGACCACCGACGCTGACATCAAGAAGAAAGCCGAACTCGGTGGCGCAGTTACCGCACTCTGGAAATTCGCCCTTGAGTCAAAGGCAGTCGATGCCGTTCTCGTCATCACCAAGGGAACCGACCTCTACGATGCACAGCCGGTCCTGATATCCGACCCCAAGGATCTTGCAAAGACAGCCGGTTCCCTTCACTGCGGAACGCTCCTCCTGCCCAAGCTCATCAAGAAGTACATGGACGGCGCCGCAACCATGAAGATCGGCGTCACCGTCAAGGGCTGCGACGCCATGGCATTCTACGAACTTGCCAAGAGGAAGCAGATCAACCTCGACAACATCGTCATGATCGGTGTCAACTGCGGCGGGTCGGTCAGCCCGGTCCTTGCCCGCAAAATGATTGCCGAGAAGTACGGCGTTGACCCGAACGTTGTCCACAAGGAAGAGATCGACAAGGGCCAGTTCATCATCGAGTACGAGGGTGGCCACAAGGGCATCTCCGTTGACGAACTCGAAGAGGCAGGCTATGGCCGCAGGTCCAACTGCCGCCGTTGCAAGATGAAAGTTCCCCGGCAGGCAGACCTTGCCTGCGGAAACTGGGGCGTCATCGGCGAGAAGGCCGGAAAAGCTACGTTCGTGGAAGTCTGCTCCGAGAAAGGTGCAAACCTGGTCTCCGGTGCAGTCAAGACTGGTATCCTCGCAACCGAGGCCGCGAGCCCCAAGGGTCTTGAGATTCGCGGGAAAGTCGAGGGCGCAATGCTGAAACTCGGCGACAAGTGGCGCAAGCATGACTTCGAAGGACTTGGCGAAGGCAAGGACCGCTTAAAGAAGATCATGAGTGAGACCTCCCGGTGCATCAAGTGTTATTCCTGTATCGAGGCCTGCCCGATCTGCTACTGCGTTGACTGCACGACCAAGAACCCGGCATATGTCAAGCCTGGCGAACTTCCGCCGAACTTCATGTTCCACCTGATCCGGTTTGCCCATATCGCAGACTCCTGCGTGAACTGCGGCCAGTGCCAGGAACTCTGCCCGGCCGAGATCCCGAACGCGCTCTTCATGCACGCCCAGCAGGTCGAGCTCGAGAAGATGTTCGGCCACACCCCGGGTATCAGCATGGAGCTTCCGATCCTTGCTTACGCAGAGGAGAAAGCCGAGCGCTCGCGGCTGCACAACACCGGCAGCGACATGATCTATCTGAACGTGTTCAACCCGGCAAAGGAACACTAA
- a CDS encoding ferritin family protein, with protein sequence MKAEDAKKIISTAIDREVEAYTFYRSIADKVKDKALKSLFAELAEEEKKHREFLQGFLSKDAGKIKFAAGHDYKVGDELPSPKLTMDLKPLDGLVLAIKKELEAMQMYTQFANAAADTETQLLFSQLANMERSHKARLEDIYTNMAFPEVW encoded by the coding sequence ATGAAAGCAGAAGATGCAAAAAAGATTATTTCCACGGCTATCGACAGGGAAGTCGAGGCCTACACGTTTTACCGCAGCATTGCTGACAAGGTAAAGGACAAGGCGCTGAAATCGCTCTTTGCAGAACTTGCAGAAGAGGAGAAGAAACACCGGGAGTTCCTCCAGGGATTCCTCTCAAAGGATGCCGGCAAGATCAAGTTCGCTGCCGGCCACGACTACAAGGTCGGGGATGAACTCCCGTCGCCGAAACTGACCATGGACTTAAAGCCGCTCGACGGCCTGGTCCTTGCCATCAAGAAGGAACTCGAAGCCATGCAGATGTATACCCAGTTTGCAAACGCCGCTGCTGACACGGAGACGCAGTTGCTCTTCTCCCAGCTGGCAAACATGGAGCGGAGCCACAAGGCCCGGCTTGAGGACATCTATACCAACATGGCATTCCCCGAGGTCTGGTGA
- a CDS encoding 4Fe-4S binding protein encodes MAFSVHVNMERCTGCGNCVIACPVDALELYTVDPATKEKIYAVRNGKSVHLDVKAELCAGCGVCVNACPYDVIRLSGRGEMIQNVA; translated from the coding sequence ATGGCGTTTTCTGTACATGTAAACATGGAGCGATGCACCGGTTGTGGCAACTGTGTCATCGCATGCCCGGTTGATGCCCTCGAGCTATATACCGTGGACCCGGCTACCAAAGAGAAGATCTACGCCGTCAGGAACGGGAAGTCTGTTCACCTCGATGTGAAGGCTGAACTCTGCGCAGGTTGTGGCGTCTGTGTCAACGCCTGCCCGTATGACGTGATACGCCTCTCCGGCAGGGGAGAGATGATCCAAAACGTGGCCTGA
- a CDS encoding molybdopterin dinucleotide binding domain-containing protein — translation MAKSITVNLISGRTIQQGVAIESGKEKPSYRTACGIIEMDPVDLKALGAWKNTNVKVTSEYGSVVVKAVEATQGPHPGVAFIPMGPWANSIINPNTYSTGMPTFKGTPVTVEVAINEPILLGIELVQKQCGVIVG, via the coding sequence ATGGCAAAGTCAATAACTGTTAACCTGATCTCCGGCAGGACCATCCAGCAGGGAGTTGCGATCGAGAGCGGCAAGGAGAAGCCCTCGTACCGCACCGCCTGTGGTATCATCGAGATGGACCCTGTCGATTTGAAAGCCCTTGGCGCATGGAAGAACACCAACGTGAAGGTCACAAGCGAGTACGGCAGCGTTGTCGTCAAGGCTGTCGAGGCCACCCAGGGACCCCACCCGGGCGTTGCATTTATCCCGATGGGACCCTGGGCAAACTCGATCATCAACCCGAACACCTACTCCACCGGTATGCCGACCTTCAAGGGCACACCGGTCACGGTTGAAGTAGCTATCAACGAGCCCATCCTTCTCGGTATCGAACTTGTCCAGAAACAGTGCGGGGTGATCGTAGGATGA
- a CDS encoding molybdopterin biosynthesis protein produces MVKRYLSVITLDDALSLLSREFSCVPAVLQVPLEEAAGRITAGPIFARFSVPEIHLAAMDGIAVVSADTKGASEQHPVTLTRAARVNTGNVVPQEYDAVIMIEDVWEKDGTYTIRKATSPWQHVRPAGEDLAESEMVMPSHHRIRPHEIGALATYGITMLDAITVRIGLVPTGSELVPAGTRPAPGQVVESNTVMAKAMLEEAGASCTRYPFVEDRPEMIRAAIETAARENDIVIVSAGSSAGTKDYTADVIAGLGTVLVHGVATKPGKPVIIGTIGGKPVIGLPGYPLSALTIIRELVLPFLRNYGLVVPDPAVIRAEITSALPKEIGSDEFVLCTLGKVGERWTVSPQSKGAGVQMSAVRANAYIRVPRNSEGYTAGDLVGARLMVPVHEAENALIVTGSHDPVLDYLADLLRPEGITLISTHVGSMGGILALKKDDCHAAPTHLLAEDGSYNTAFLQKYLPQTKIDLICVAGRQQGVVSRTGLALAELPGRAFVNRQRGSGTRMLLDFELKKAGIDPGSIPGYEREVTTHIAVALAVKSGEAEAGLCVYSAAKALNLPFVPVSQERYEIAIRHEHAGDPRVRALIRAIRSARFREILKNLGGYDTTETGTLREVR; encoded by the coding sequence ATGGTGAAACGTTACCTCTCGGTCATCACGCTGGACGATGCCCTCTCCCTCCTGTCCCGGGAGTTTTCCTGCGTCCCGGCGGTGCTGCAGGTGCCGCTTGAAGAGGCAGCCGGACGGATCACGGCAGGCCCCATCTTTGCACGCTTCTCGGTACCGGAGATCCATCTTGCAGCCATGGACGGCATTGCGGTTGTGAGTGCCGATACAAAGGGGGCCTCCGAGCAGCACCCGGTCACGCTCACCCGGGCCGCCCGGGTGAACACCGGCAATGTTGTCCCGCAGGAATACGATGCCGTGATCATGATCGAGGATGTCTGGGAAAAGGACGGGACCTATACCATCCGGAAAGCCACAAGTCCGTGGCAGCATGTCAGGCCGGCGGGAGAGGATCTCGCGGAGTCCGAGATGGTGATGCCCTCGCACCACCGGATCCGGCCTCACGAGATCGGCGCACTTGCAACGTACGGGATCACAATGCTCGACGCGATCACGGTCAGGATCGGGCTCGTTCCCACGGGAAGCGAACTCGTCCCGGCCGGCACCCGGCCGGCACCGGGGCAGGTGGTGGAGAGCAACACGGTCATGGCAAAGGCGATGCTCGAAGAGGCCGGCGCCAGCTGCACGCGGTACCCCTTTGTGGAAGACCGGCCCGAAATGATCCGGGCAGCTATCGAAACGGCTGCACGGGAGAACGATATCGTCATCGTCTCGGCAGGTTCATCGGCAGGGACAAAGGATTACACCGCGGATGTCATTGCAGGGCTTGGCACCGTGCTTGTCCACGGCGTTGCAACGAAACCGGGTAAGCCGGTCATCATCGGCACAATCGGGGGAAAACCGGTCATCGGCCTTCCCGGCTACCCGCTCTCGGCCCTGACCATCATCCGCGAGCTCGTTCTCCCGTTCCTCAGAAACTACGGTCTTGTTGTGCCGGACCCGGCCGTGATCCGGGCGGAGATAACCTCGGCATTGCCAAAAGAGATCGGGTCCGACGAGTTCGTGCTCTGCACGCTTGGAAAAGTGGGGGAGCGCTGGACCGTCTCCCCCCAGTCCAAGGGAGCCGGCGTCCAGATGAGCGCTGTCCGGGCAAACGCGTATATCCGGGTTCCCCGCAATTCTGAGGGTTACACAGCCGGGGATCTGGTCGGGGCCCGGCTGATGGTGCCGGTCCACGAGGCGGAAAATGCCCTCATCGTCACGGGCAGCCACGACCCGGTCCTCGATTACCTGGCCGATCTCCTCCGCCCGGAGGGTATCACCCTCATCTCAACCCACGTGGGGAGCATGGGCGGGATCCTTGCCCTGAAAAAAGACGACTGCCATGCCGCCCCCACCCACCTGCTGGCAGAAGACGGGAGTTACAACACGGCCTTCCTGCAGAAGTACCTGCCGCAGACCAAAATCGATCTCATCTGCGTTGCCGGCCGGCAGCAGGGGGTTGTCTCCCGGACCGGCCTTGCGCTTGCCGAGTTGCCGGGCCGGGCATTTGTCAACCGCCAGAGAGGCTCCGGCACCCGGATGCTCCTGGACTTTGAACTGAAGAAGGCAGGGATCGATCCTGGTTCCATCCCGGGCTACGAGCGGGAGGTGACCACGCACATCGCCGTTGCCCTTGCGGTGAAGAGCGGGGAGGCGGAAGCCGGCCTCTGCGTGTACAGTGCGGCAAAAGCGCTCAATCTGCCGTTTGTCCCGGTATCGCAGGAGAGGTACGAGATAGCCATCCGGCATGAACATGCGGGAGACCCACGGGTCCGGGCACTCATCCGTGCAATCCGGTCGGCACGGTTCCGGGAGATCCTGAAGAATCTTGGCGGGTACGATACAACGGAGACCGGCACACTGCGGGAAGTCCGGTAG